Proteins encoded by one window of Vanacampus margaritifer isolate UIUO_Vmar chromosome 17, RoL_Vmar_1.0, whole genome shotgun sequence:
- the LOC144037593 gene encoding 1-acylglycerol-3-phosphate O-acyltransferase ABHD5-like, which yields MLRMAEWDPPAKEQSSWLLSWLPSWCPTSPSQLKDAEEKMLKSVKQPFSRQHVRISNGNYLWTIAFQPSSAPPSRPPLVLLHGFGGGVALWSQNLDSLSSGGPVYALDLLGFGRSSRPLFSGEPEGAEEQFVEALEEWREKVGLEEMLLLGHNLGGYLSAAYTLRYPERVKHLLLVEPWGFPARPENPHHNSIPVWIRAMGAVMSPFNPLAGLRLAGPLGPTLVQTIRSDFKQKYSSVFDDNTVANYIYHLNAQTPSGETAFRNMTIPYGWAKRPMLERIGQVRAGIPISFVYGSRSSIDSASGYAFKKIRPEVGITVIRGAGHYVFADQPEDFNHTVLRIFARTKRNSTDFGPKP from the exons ATGCTTAGAATGGCGGAGTGGGATCCACCTGCCAAGGAGCAGAG CTCCTGGTTATTAAGTTGGCTCCCGTCGTGGTGCCCCACTTCCCCCTCTCAGCTTAAAGATGCGGaggaaaaaatgctgaaaa GTGTAAAACAGCCTTTCTCCAGACAGCATGTCCGCATCTCCAACGGAAACTACCTGTGGACCATCGCGTTCCAGCCGTCTTCTGCCCCGCCGTCCAGGCCCCCTCTGGTTCTGTTGCACGGCTTCGGCGGCGGCGTGGCCCTGTGGTCTCAAAATCTGGACTCGCTCTCCAGCGGCGGTCCGGTCTACGCTTTGGACTTGTTGGGCTTCGGCCGAAGCAGCCGCCCGCTGTTCAGCGGCGAGCCCGAGGGGGCCGAGGAGCAGTTCGTGGAAGCCCTGGAGGAATGGAGGGAGAAGGTGGGCCTGGAGGAAATGCTGCTGCTGGGACACAACCTGGGAGGATATTTGTCAGCTGCCTACACCCTCAGATACCCAGAAAG ggTAAAACATTTGCTGCTGGTAGAGCCGTGGGGGTTCCCCGCCCGTCCCGAGAACCCCCACCATAACTCCATCCCGGTGTGGATCAGAGCCATGGGGGCCGTCATGAGCCCCTTCAACCCCCTGGCGGGCCTCAGGCTGGCCGGGCCTTTAG GCCCAACGCTGGTCCAAACAATCAGGTCCGACTTCAAGCAGAAATATTCCTCCGTGTTTGACGACAACACTGTTGCCAACTACATCTACCATCTGAACGCTCAGACTCCCAG CGGCGAAACGGCTTTCAGGAACATGACCATCCCGTACGGCTGGGCCAAGCGGCCCATGCTGGAGCGCATCGGCCAGGTGCGGGCGGGAATTCCGATTTCTTTTGTCTACGGATCGCGCTCCAGCATCGACAGCGCCTCGGGATACGCCTTCAAGAAAATCAGGCCGGAGGTGGGAATCACG GTGATTCGAGGAGCAGGCCATTACGTTTTCGCCGACCAGCCTGAAGACTTCAACCACACGGTCCTCCGCATCTTCGCCCGGACGAAAAGGAACAGCACAGACTTTGGCCCAAAGCCGTGA
- the topaz1 gene encoding uncharacterized protein topaz1, with translation MEPSTDPQKADAMASCTRSSWVNSGRRTDEQPGAFQGTSLVLVPMRRRCLTGFRRDVNPKPTSFAGSGGSLRRVIRSSGCGLCGDCKLISPVKKVLVKQKRNSPTSRPEDRKATRALQEDLDPKVDLCDVVLNSDASCHDFGFVLPDGLDTKNVHCFKRDVRLRPRCSGPHKHGMSRPKLQSDDVSQPGRRQQMESADRDVLTNRPSFKGWADDVSPTWPASTTTGKQSVEPRPRRARDTVATEIDAGKINNQPNCFSNEEERCRTSNGPRPDLTFGTSDGPQACTVSEETAELCDDDDPRSFTCQRTRVYVPKTKHSCARTCITWHDKRLILNGVIHLERSKNVSPQTATVPSVPTPRRPSPSFDKCQEANGVQSQSGQTTNRHRSPDVARSCSFPGSLDDDDDDDEALNGESRPSSVSEPGSGSPERADGEGRPSERGAGGDAHSRVLDEFTAYQHDILLVDVNLDDSDLFGELPRESLLKLGPDRPHQDPKTLTTYGAPQTVKQSWTPVNINLQCGSPDNDEIPSRPWRPKKASPKAKRVVFNQENHSKPMDASFASRNHVIRGLQERVEHTEAVNEAHNPDPRLGSVRKGALLPTPAHKTGPRCQTFDSIQYCRKFFSESQSCNYKMCRFLHAPANGDEKFCVDTVARFTQNPTYLQKAATLFISYYQNNPPGMFFSTPVFLSLLWALLRAGVTHDVLSVLSVSLAHKIMPNHEFLLALFTFVREKGCTSVVPQLMQLAYKMASEHFVLSVDCFDVVKNNPEFQKLIHPNLSDKQRLSVSAGDSLNLAHVIVEMELCATQEEWRHLGEAFRSICTPCHHPSQLERISGRIAIALLSKDKLSVPFAAFAETICHNEDPDSLLMCFIGRIGVSLMLRYHRTQQWAKGRRVVEVLSQTKINYSTQKGLFGNEDGRSRCHRITLAAELFVLCGSLEGAVKTLRENEWFVSSSKWPCQPPDLESRSRMLTHLAENASHRDTLEVLSNLPGIQEPNDQVDISKYTHLFNTHLQVCVDKLILPVAADSVDFMLSRKLPVDGAVLQALLHKLGKQNHWPLARKVFRHSLTAGYYPAVSAPTGFTALIVPSRLGEVELALTFEILITANAPLVLPLSETTPSALSITLKRSQESESEYLSAGSRLLAAARVPQPELEVRYDAVNSSREQVFMLSVASARRWLHSNQTWANEVWIY, from the exons ATGGAGCCGAGCACTGACCCGCAGAAAGCGGACGCCATGGCCAGCTGTACCCGAAGCTCTTGGGTCAACAGTGGGAGGAGGACAGATGAGCAGCCCGGTGCTTTCCAAGGGACGTCGCTTGTGTTGGTACCGATGAGGCGTCGGTGTTTAACAG GTTTTCGTAGAGATGTGAATCCAAAACCTACTTCCTTTGCTGGTTCGGGAGGATCTTTGAGAAGAGTGATCCGATCTTCTGGCTGTGGGCTATGTGGTGACTGTAAATTAATTTCTCCTGTGAAGAAGGTACTGGTCAAGCAAAAGCGAAACAGCCCAACCTCTCGCCCAGAAGATCGCAAAGCCACTCGAGCGCTTCAAGAAGACCTTGACCCTAAAGTCGACCTTTGTGACGTAGTCCTAAATTCTGACGCAAGCTGCCATGATTTTGGTTTTGTGCTACCAGATGGTCTCGACACCAAGAACGTGCATTGCTTTAAACGGGACGTGAGACTCAGGCCCCGCTGTTCAGGGCCCCACAAACATGGAATGTCCCGTCCAAAATTGCAATCCGATGACGTCTCTCAGCCGGGTAGACGACAACAGATGGAATCCGCAGACAGGGATGTCTTAACGAACCGTCCATCCTTCAAGGGTTGGGCGGATGATGTCTCTCCAACCTGGCCGGCTTCCACCACGACCGGAAAGCAGAGCGTCGAGCCCCGCCCTCGGAGAGCACGTGACACCGTAGCAACAGAGATAGATGCCggcaaaataaataaccaacCCAACTGCTTTTCAAATGAGGAAGAAAGATGCAGGACTTCAAACGGTCCGAGACCAGATCTTACATTCGGGACGAGCGACGGCCCTCAAGCGTGTACCGTGTCAGAGGAGACGGCAGAATTGTGCGACGATGATGACCCGCGGTCCTTCACTTGCCAGAGAACGAGGGTCTACgttcccaaaacaaaacattcctgCGCACGCACTTGCATAACCTGGCACGATAAGCGACTCATTCTAAACGGAGTAATACACCTGGAACGCTCCAAAAATGTTTCCCCACAAACTGCAACGGTCCCGTCTGTTCCTACCCCAAGACGACCTTCGCCCTCTTTCGACAAATGTCAAGAGGCCAACGGGGTACAAAGTCAATCGGGACAGACGACGAACCGGCACCGTTCGCCGGACGTCGCCCGATCCTGCTCCTTCCCCGGCAgtttggatgatgatgatgatgatgatgaagctcTCAACGGGGAGAGTCGGCCATCTTCTGTTAGTGAACCCGGGTCAGGTTCCCCCGAGCGAGCAGACGGCGAAGGGCGCCCGTCCGAGCGCGGGGCAGGCGGCGATGCTCACTCGCGGGTTTTGGATGAGTTCACAGCATACCAGCACGACATCCTGCTCGTCGACGTAAACCTCGACGACTCGGATCTCTTTGGCGAACTGCCCCGGGAGAGTCTGCTGAAACTGGGCCCCGACAGACCTCACCAAGACCCGAAGACTTTGACCACGTATGGAGCGCCGCAGACTGTGAAACAAAG TTGGACCCCAGTTAATATAAATCTTCAGTGCGGCAGTCCAGACAACG ATGAGATCCCCAGTAGGCCCTGGAGGCCCAAGAAGGCGTCTCCCAAAGCCAAACGGGTTGTTTTTAACCAGGAAAATCACAGCAAACCAATG GACGCATCTTTTGCCAGCAGAAATCATGTCATCAGAGGCTTGCAGGAAAG GGTTGAGCACACTGAGGCAGTGAACGAAGCACATAACCCGGACCCTCGGCTTGGGTCGGTGAGGAAAG GTGCATTGTTGCCAACTCCTGCACACAAGACTGGTCCAAGATGTCAGACATTTGATTCA ATTCAGTACTGCCGCAAATTCTTCAGTGAATCGCAATCCTGTAACTACAAGATGTGCCGCTTTCTACATGCACCTGCGAACGGCGACGAAAAG TTCTGTGTCGACACTGTGGCGCGCTTCACCCAAAATCCAACGTACCTCCAGAAAGCAG CAACTTTATTCATAAGCTACTACCAGAACAACCCGCCGGGAATGTTTTTCTCCACGCCGGTCTTCCTCTCACTCCTCTGGGCTCTGCTGAGAGCAGGCGTCACGCATGATGTTCTGTCGGTGCTCAGCGTCAGCTTGGCGCACAAGATCATG CCTAATCATGAGTTCCTGCTCGCCCTTTTCACCTTCGTAAGAGAGAAAGGCTGCACGAGCGTTGTGCCTCAACTCATGCAGCTAGCTTACAAG AtggccagtgaacattttgtgcTGAGCGTGGATTGCTTTGATGTTGTGAAAAACAATCCCGAATTCCAAAAGCTGATACATCCAAACCTGTCGGATAAGCAAAG ATTATCCGTGTCCGCCGGTGACTCCTTGAACTTGGCGCATGTCATTGTGGAGATGGAG CTTTGCGCAACGCAAGAGGAGTGGCGCCACCTGGGGGAAGCTTTTCGCTCCATTTGCACACCCTGCCATCATCCCAGCCAACTGGAGCGCATCAGCGGGCGCATCGCCATTGCTCTTCTGTCTAAAGACAAGTTGTCCGTGCCGTTTGCGGCGTTCGCTGAGACGA TTTGTCACAATGAGGATCCAGACTCCCTGTTGATGTGTTTCATTGGCAGAATTGGAGTCTCTCTCATGCTAAGATACCATCGAACTCAACAGTGGGCCAAG GGTCGGAGGGTGGTGGAGGTGCTGTCCCAAACCAAGATCAACTACTCCACGCAGAAAGGTTTGTTCGGCAATGAGGACGGACGGTCGCGCTGCCACCGGATAACCTTGGCCGCAGAGCTCTTCGTCCTCTGCGGCAGCCTGGAAGGAGCTGTCAAAACTCTGCGCG AAAACGAATGGTTTGTGAGCTCAAGCAAGTGGCCGTGTCAGCCTCCCGACCTGGAGAGTCGAAGCCGTATGCTCACGCATCTGGCTGAGAACGCCTCACACAGAGACACGTTGGAGGTCTTGAGTAATCTCCCAGGAATACAAGAGCCCAATG ACCAGGTTGACATCTCCAAGTACACCCACCTGTTTAATACTCACCTTCAAGTGTGTGTGGACAAACTGATTCTTCCCGTAGCCGCAGACTCTGTGGACTTCATGCTCTCTCGAAAGTTGCCAGTAGATGGCGCTGTGCTGCAGGCACTTTTGCACAAGCTGGGGAAACAAAACCACTGGCCACTTGCCCGCAAAGTCTTCAGGC ACTCTCTAACTGCCGGCTATTACCCAGCCGTATCGGCCCCCACTGGCTTCACGGCGCTGATTGTTCCCAGTCGACTGGGGGAGGTGGAACTCGCCCTCACGTTTGAGATATTAATCACCGCCAATGCTCCTCTCGTTCTCCCCCTTTCCGAGACGACGCCCAGCGCCCTCAGCATCACCCTGAAAAG GAGTCAGGAGAGCGAGAGCGAGTACCTCTCAGCTGGTAGCCGCCTGCTCGCCGCGGCGCGCGTCCCTCAGCCCGAACTGGAGGTCCGCTACGATGCCGTCAACTCCTCACGGGAACAAGTCTTCATGCTTAGCGTCGCCTCGGCTCGACGCTGGCTGCACAGCAATCAAACGTGGGCAAATGAGGTGTGGATTTATTAG